DNA sequence from the Agromyces aureus genome:
GCGATCGTCGCCGGCGTGCTGCGCGACGGCGAGCGGCTGCCCAGCGAATCCGACCTCGCGGGACGGCTGGGGGTCGCCGTCGTCACCGCGCGCGAGGCGCTCGTCGCGCTGCGCGACAACGGCCTCGTGCACACCCGACGAGGCCGCGACGGCGGCAGCTTCGTGACCTTCGATCCCGATACCTCGGCCCGCCTCGTCGAGCGGCGACTGCGCTCGCTCAGCCGCGTCGAGATCCGCGATCTCTCACTGCACTACTCCGCGATCGCGGGCATGGCGGCCGAGGTCGCCGCCGACCGGGCGAGCGAAGACGACCTCGCCAGCCTCGCCGACATCGACGCCCGCGCCGACCTCGCGACGGCCGGCGGCGCGCGCCGGGCCGTCGGACGATTCCAGCTCGAGGTCGCCGCCGTGAGCCAGTCACCGCGCCTCGTGCAGGAGGAGCTGCGACTGCAGGCCGAGGCCGGACCCTTGCTCTGGATGGGCCTCCGGGAGGAAGATGCTCGTGACCGCAGCCGCATCGCGCGGCTCGACGTGATCCAGGCCATCCGCGACGTGCAACCCGAACGTGCACGTCGCGTCACGACGGAGCTCATCGCCTCCGCGGTGCAGTGGCTGGTCGATGAGAAGTCCCGAATCGACCAGGCGGCGCACCCGGCCGGCGGTGCGGCATCCGTCACCGACCGGGTCACCGTCGCCGACGAGGCATCCGTCGTCGACGCGGCATCAGCGGAAGGAGCCCCCGCGTGAGCACCACTCTCGATCTCGCGGCAGAGCACATCGCGTGGCGCGTCGCGGCGACGATCGAACCGGTCCTGGCCATGGTCGACGGATGGCGCGGGGTGCTCGAGGCCGAGCTCGCCGGCCCGTTCGCCGGCGCCCTCACCGGCTCGAAGGCGGCCGAGGCGAGCACGCTCGACGCCGTCGTCGCGGCCCTCGTCGGAGGCGAGCTCGAACGCGACGGCGCCCTCATCACCGGCGCCGGCTTCGTGGCCGCCCCCGGATTCCTCGCCGACGCGCAATGGCACCTCGCCTGGTGGCTGAGCAGCGCGAACTCGTTCGGCGCCGGCGCCCCGGGCGTCGCGAGCCTGCGCCGCCTCGAGGCCGTGAGCGATCCCGACTCCGACCAGTTCCGCGACTACACGACGCTCGAGTGGTGGCGCGTGCCCGCCCGCTCCGGCCGCCGTCACCTCACCGGCCCGTACGTCGACTACCTCTGCACCGACGACTACACGGTCACGATCACGACGCCCGTCATGGCCGACGGCGAGATGGTCGGCGTGGTGGGCGCCGACGCGTACGTCGCCAGGCTCGAACGCGAACTGCTGCCCGTGCTGCGCGAGTGGGGCGGCGCCTGCACGCTCGTGAACGCCTCGGGCCGGATCCTCGCCTCGACCGACTCGCGACGTGCGACCGGCGCGCTGCTGCGGCTCGACGGCCTGTCGGAATCGCTCGCGCCCCTGCACGAGGAGCACCCCGGGCATTCGGCCGTGCTGAGCGGCGGAGAGCTCGTGCTGCCCTGCGGCGACACCACGCTCGCGCTCGTGGCCGAGGCTCCGCCGAACTAGCGAATCGCGGCGCCGGGCTCGAGGACGAGCTCGGCGATCGCCGGGTCGCCGCCGTAGGCGATGAGGCGCCCGTGGTACGCCTTGCGGGCGCGGGCGTAGTGCACCGCGCTGTCGGCCTCGCGGATGACGGCCATCAGGTTCATCCACTCGAACGTGCCCTGCAGTTCGAAGGCGAGCTGGTCGGGGTCGTCGAGCAGGGGCAGTTCGCCCTGCGAGGTCGCGAAGCGGGCGGAGGCCGCGAGGTAGCCGAGCCAGCTCTCGAGCTGGTCGGCGAGGGCGTCGCGCACCGGGCCCGGCTTGGAGTGGAAGTCGGCCGCGCTGGCGGAGAAGAAGCAGCCGCCAGGGAAGACGCGATCCTCGGAGTACGCGACGACGCGGTCGAGCAGCGCGGTCAGGCGACGGATGCCGCGTGGCTGCACCCGTGCGGGTTCGATCACGGTCGCGGTGAACCGTTCGGCCGCCGCGGCGACGGTCGCGAGCTGCAGCTGCTCCTTCGAGCCGAACAGCGTCGCGATGCCGCTCTTGCTCACGTCCGCCTCGGCGGCGAGACGCCCGATCGAGAGGCCGTCGAGGCCCTCCATCGAGGCGAGGTCGGCGGCGTGCGCGAGCACGATCCGTCGCGAGGCGTCCCCGCGAGCCCGTCTGCCGTCGATCATCGTCATGTCTTGCAGTTTACGCACGAACGTTCGTACACTCTACGTACGAACGTTC
Encoded proteins:
- a CDS encoding FadR/GntR family transcriptional regulator, with protein sequence MPHAAGRTDATRAVVFAPLEGAGRAELVEQRITDAIVAGVLRDGERLPSESDLAGRLGVAVVTAREALVALRDNGLVHTRRGRDGGSFVTFDPDTSARLVERRLRSLSRVEIRDLSLHYSAIAGMAAEVAADRASEDDLASLADIDARADLATAGGARRAVGRFQLEVAAVSQSPRLVQEELRLQAEAGPLLWMGLREEDARDRSRIARLDVIQAIRDVQPERARRVTTELIASAVQWLVDEKSRIDQAAHPAGGAASVTDRVTVADEASVVDAASAEGAPA
- a CDS encoding TetR/AcrR family transcriptional regulator — its product is MTMIDGRRARGDASRRIVLAHAADLASMEGLDGLSIGRLAAEADVSKSGIATLFGSKEQLQLATVAAAAERFTATVIEPARVQPRGIRRLTALLDRVVAYSEDRVFPGGCFFSASAADFHSKPGPVRDALADQLESWLGYLAASARFATSQGELPLLDDPDQLAFELQGTFEWMNLMAVIREADSAVHYARARKAYHGRLIAYGGDPAIAELVLEPGAAIR